A stretch of DNA from Alteromonas gilva:
CTTCACCGTACAGGGTATTTACCCTTGGATCATCGGTATCTACGCAAATCATCGGCGCATCCGCCTCGCCGGTATCTGACTTTTTATAGCCTATACTGAAAGGGCCCCTGGCGAGTAATGCCGGAGTATAACGCGTAGTCCACCCCTGCTCTGACAAAAACAGGTTTTCGTTTTTCACCAGCCCCAAAATAGCATGGAGCTGTAATTGCTCACTAGTCTCATCACGAAAAATAAGCAGCGGAAATTCTTTATGTAGTTCGGAAATTTCAGAGGCGTAAACCTGACTGCGGTTTACATGAATACTGGCATTATCTGCGGTGTTGATCTGCACTTTTAAATCGGCATGATCGACATTGTTTAGTACCGTTATGTTTGACATATAAAAATTCGCATAAAGCTAAGAAGTGTTGTCTTAATGCATCCTACCGTCAGCGGCTATTAGTGGCAAATACTAGGTTGCCTGCCCATCAGTAGCAAGAAAAACCAGACCGATGAGTGCACCGGTCTGGTAAAGCAGAGTAACTAGAACGTGTAACGTGCGTTCAGCACGTAACGTCTGTCCAGCTCCTGGACAAAGAACGTATTGTTATAGCTACGGCCATACTGACGCTGACCTTCTTCGGTGAGGTTAATGATATCCAGACTCAGCGTTAGGTCTTCGCTGAAATCATAGCTTACATTGACGTCTACTTGTTCATACTCGTCGATAAACAGTGGGTTTCGTACTGATGATACACCACGGTTTACTTCACTGAGGAACGCATCACGCCAGTTGTAGGCCACCCGGGCAGACAGACCGTCTTTTTCGTAAATCAATACGATGTTAGCGGTATCTGATAAGCCTTCAAGAGCGAACTGATCTAAAGATGGATCTGCCCCCACATCATAACCAATATCACCGTCTACGATGGTAAAGTTAGCCTGATATCCAAAACCACTCTCACCAAAGAAGTGCTGCCAGGCTAACTCGTAACCTGAAATCCGCGCACTTTGGTTATTCACAGGCTGCGTTACTTCGAACTGTAAGGCTGGATCGCCCGCTACCGGTTCTACGTTATTATTGGCAAATACGGCATCAGCAAAGGCCTGACCTTCTTCAAACTCATCAGCACCGCCAGGGAATGCATTCGGGTTTGCCAAAAGTGCCGTCATGGTAAAGAAGTTACGCTCTGTAACTTCGACCCCACGGGCCTCAAGTTCAGCAATAGCCTGAGCAGAAGTGGTACCCGGTGCACCGGAAGTGGCATCAAGCAAGCCGAATAGCGGTTGTGCAACCTGCTGTGTACCTACGAAGTTATCAACGTCTTTGCGATAATAACCCACCGACACCATACTCGACTCACCATAGTAATATTCCAGTGATAAATCGAAGTTGTTGGATTCAAGCGGGTCTAACTGGGCATTACCACGGTTACCTGATGGCACGCCACCTAAGTAAGTAGGCCGCCCCGGCGCACCAACGGTGGTTGCGGTATACATTTGGTTATAGGCAGGACGTGCCAACGTCATACTGTATGACGCACGAGCTTTTAAGTCGTCAGTCAGGTCAAGAGACAAGTCGATATTCGGCAAGAAACTCTCATAAGAATGATCTTGTGATAACGCCTCAGTACCATTACCCAGTTGCAAACGGAAGTCGTTATCTGACAACCAGATGATTTTTTCTGGTACGGCTTGCAGAGAAATTGATTCTACATCGGTTTTCTCATAACGAGCACCCACTACCAGGTTAGCTTCGAAACCGCCAATTTCACCGTCCATCGATGCCATCGCGTATAAAGATAAAATATCTTCTTTAACGGTATTATTATCCGAGCCAACCGCAGGCAGATCGCCGGGCGTAAAACCGTAAGCCGGCGCAATCGCTTTGAGTAATTCAACGGCGTTGCCAACAAAGGATACGCTTCCTAATGCAATAGTGTTAGCGCCAGCCGGCACTGCGATGGCGTCGGCACCGTCAACACCACTCATATCATGGTCTTCGAACTGACAGGCCGTACAGCCTACTTCCAGTAGACCTTCCGGAATATTGCCTACATCAGCAACACCCCAGCCACCAAGCTGAGCTTCAGTTTCGTAGCGAACCTGATTCATTTCGGTGCTCATATAGCCCACACCAAAATCAACTTTTACACTGGCGCCTTCATCCCAGGTACCATCAAAACGGAATTGATTTACATCTGAAGTTTGATCAGACGAAATGGCTCGGGTAACCTGAGGCCCCACATCCGGGACGTCAAAAATGCCGTTATTATTACCTTTGATTGAGTCATCAATAACGATGCTGGCCTGCGGAATAGGCCGTGAAAAGTCCATGGTTTGCCAGCCAGCGGTCGCACCTGCGACGTTAAAACGCACAACGTTTTTACCGTAGGGACCAGCGCCACCGCTGCTCGCTTCGGCCAGTGAGGCGTCAAAGCGTAAGTTAAGAGAGTTCGACGCCCACCAGTCAACATTAAACCCAAAGGATTTAAGCTCATCTTTAGCGCCCATGACCAGGTTCTGGAAGAAAAAGTCCTTACCGCCATCGATATCTTCGGTAAAGCGAATAGGTGTGGCAACTACCGGGTTACCATCAAACTCCATATCGGTAAATTGACGCGCAAACCAAATCCCGTCGACCACAGAAGTCGATTGAATTTCATTGCTGGCATAGGTGGCATCAGCAGTAATTGTCATATCATCAGACGGTGCGTACTGAACCGTCAGCATACCGTTAATACGCTCACGGTTGTCGCTGTTAACGCCGAGACCTAAGTTAGACGGCATAGCCACTAACTGGCCTTCGTTTGGCGCGTTGGTGACATTGGCACCATCCACTAGTCCAAAAGTGCCCGGTGACGACGAATCCCAGTTGTACAACTGGTAGTTTTCAACGCTCATATGGCGGCTACCGGAATCTCGTTCCTGGAATGAACCAAATAACGAGACACCAAAATTCGATTCTTCGTTTACCCAGTTCGCTACACCACTTACCTCTGGGGTAACGCCATCACCACTTTCATCTTTAACCGCTTTGACACCCATCGAACCGCGGTTATCGCCTTGTGCCAGCGGTTTGAGTGTATTGATGTTAATGGTCGCACCAATACCACCAGACGGTACCGCAGCGCGACCTGTTTTATACACTTCTATGCCACTTACACCTTCAGAAGCCAGGTTTGAGAAATCGAAAGAACGCGTGGTTCCCGATGCGCCCTGATCTAACGGGTTACCGGTAATTGAGGCTACGTTTGCAGCCGGCATTTGACGGCCATTTAACGTAATCAGGTTAAAGTTACCGCCAAAACCACGCACGGTCACCTCGGAACCTTCGCCATTTACACGGTTTATCGACACACCCGTAATACGTTGTAATGATTCTGCCAGGTTGGTGTCAGGGAATTTACCCATGTCTTCAGCAGAGATGGCATCTACAACCCCCGAAGACTGACGCTTGACGTTCATAGATTGGGACAGACTGCCCCGAACGCCGCGCACTTCTATCTTTTCTACTGTTTCCGCTTGTTGTGCCTGAACGCCTGTAGCGACCATCACATATAGTGCCCCGGATACAGCCGTAGCTAACTTGCTTTTATAAAACATAATTTGGTTTCCAATGAGATTAACACTTTTAATTATTTGCGCTGTGCAAGCTAACGATATTCAACCTATTCACCCAACCGGTTGGTATCTTCAGAGCAGCAAGATTGTCCTGACCGCTGCTAATGCATCGTGCGCTGTGCTAAATCCAATACAGTTCTCTCATCCGCATTGAATACGTTACATCTGCAACAATTACGTTAACCAGTTGTAACAGGTATATGTATAGTTACATTTTGATAACAATGCAAGCATTTTGTAAAGCAACCTAACTAAATGTTAATTAATTACCAAATTTTGCTACAATATATACTTACCTAAAGTATTAACAGGCAAAAAATGGTGATTAAACAACCATTATTAGCAATTTAGGCTGGCAGATTACGGTCGAATTAAAATAAAATGTAAGGGACCCTTACGTAAAATCAGTTATTGACTGGCAGTTTAATCATTTGGTTGTTAGTAAATAACATAACTTTGTTAATGAAATGTATTATTGAACAATGGCCAGGGATCTGCTCAATTAGGCGTCGTTTGGCGCTGCTTATTGAGCGGGCTGGCAAAAAGGCTTTTTACTTGTCAGAAAGCAGGTATATTAATCAAAGCGTTGATTTATAGAGTGAATAATAAAAAAATGAATAATAATATCTTCACACAGCGAGCAGCGCCATTAGCATTAATGACAGACCGACAATTTTTCCACTGTCTTAAAACCTATGGGCCCATGACGCGCGCTGATATCGCCAAGAAAACCGGTATCTCCAGGCCTACCATTTCAGAATCAGCGCAGCGCCTTGAAAGTAGTGGTTTGGTCGTCGAAACGTGTCGTGCCAAGCCCAAAAAGCAAGGCCGAGCCGGTGTGATTTACG
This window harbors:
- a CDS encoding TonB-dependent receptor, producing the protein MFYKSKLATAVSGALYVMVATGVQAQQAETVEKIEVRGVRGSLSQSMNVKRQSSGVVDAISAEDMGKFPDTNLAESLQRITGVSINRVNGEGSEVTVRGFGGNFNLITLNGRQMPAANVASITGNPLDQGASGTTRSFDFSNLASEGVSGIEVYKTGRAAVPSGGIGATININTLKPLAQGDNRGSMGVKAVKDESGDGVTPEVSGVANWVNEESNFGVSLFGSFQERDSGSRHMSVENYQLYNWDSSSPGTFGLVDGANVTNAPNEGQLVAMPSNLGLGVNSDNRERINGMLTVQYAPSDDMTITADATYASNEIQSTSVVDGIWFARQFTDMEFDGNPVVATPIRFTEDIDGGKDFFFQNLVMGAKDELKSFGFNVDWWASNSLNLRFDASLAEASSGGAGPYGKNVVRFNVAGATAGWQTMDFSRPIPQASIVIDDSIKGNNNGIFDVPDVGPQVTRAISSDQTSDVNQFRFDGTWDEGASVKVDFGVGYMSTEMNQVRYETEAQLGGWGVADVGNIPEGLLEVGCTACQFEDHDMSGVDGADAIAVPAGANTIALGSVSFVGNAVELLKAIAPAYGFTPGDLPAVGSDNNTVKEDILSLYAMASMDGEIGGFEANLVVGARYEKTDVESISLQAVPEKIIWLSDNDFRLQLGNGTEALSQDHSYESFLPNIDLSLDLTDDLKARASYSMTLARPAYNQMYTATTVGAPGRPTYLGGVPSGNRGNAQLDPLESNNFDLSLEYYYGESSMVSVGYYRKDVDNFVGTQQVAQPLFGLLDATSGAPGTTSAQAIAELEARGVEVTERNFFTMTALLANPNAFPGGADEFEEGQAFADAVFANNNVEPVAGDPALQFEVTQPVNNQSARISGYELAWQHFFGESGFGYQANFTIVDGDIGYDVGADPSLDQFALEGLSDTANIVLIYEKDGLSARVAYNWRDAFLSEVNRGVSSVRNPLFIDEYEQVDVNVSYDFSEDLTLSLDIINLTEEGQRQYGRSYNNTFFVQELDRRYVLNARYTF
- a CDS encoding SapC family protein, translating into MSNITVLNNVDHADLKVQINTADNASIHVNRSQVYASEISELHKEFPLLIFRDETSEQLQLHAILGLVKNENLFLSEQGWTTRYTPALLARGPFSIGYKKSDTGEADAPMICVDTDDPRVNTLYGEAVFLPMGGESPYLQYIKKALQTIESGAQYNKTLFALISEMDLLEPVSIEIKLSNVEQVSLSHYYSINEQKLSALDAESLHKLNQYGMLGTLYFLLSSMGNFQRLIELKNAQSALL